GTATTCGCGGGTCAGCTTGGCGGCGTTAGGATTTTTCGCGTACTTGTTGATGATCGTGGTGTAGCCGGAAATCACCGAACCGTCGGACGGGATCAGCACCACGTAGTCATCCGGGTTGGCCATCTTGGCTTTGTAGCTGAGGCCGTTGAAGTCCCAGACCACACCGACTTCGATCTCGCCTTTTTCCATGGTAGCGATGGTCGGGTTGGCCATCGACAGGCGACCTTGCTTGGCGATGTCGGCGAACAGCAGCAGCGCAGGCTTGATGTTTTTCTCGTCGCCACCGTTGGCCAGGGCTGCGGCCAGTACGCCGTTGGCCGCTTGTGCGGCGGTGCTCACGTCACCGATGGAGACCTTGTATTTGCCGCCCTTGAGGTCAGCCCATTTGGTCGGTACTTCGGAGCCGTGCAGGAGTTTTTTGTTGACGATGAACGCGATGGTGCCGGTGTAGGCCAGTGCCCAGTTGCCGTCCTTGTCCTTGGCCCAGTCCGGTACCTGATCCCAGGTGCTTGGCTTGTACGGTTGCACCACGCCTTGCTTGACCGCGATCGGGCCGAACGCGGCACCGACGTCGCCGATGTCGGCGCTGGCATTGTCTTTCTCGGCGGCGAACTTGGCGATTTCCTGGGCGGAACTCATGTCGGTATCGATGTGTTTCAGGCCGTAGGTCTTGGCCAGGTCTTCCCAGGTGCCTTTCCAGTTGGCCCAGTCATCGGGCATGCCGACGCTGTTGACGGCGCCTTCCGCTTTCGCAGCGGCTTCGAGGGTTTTCAGATCGGTGCCGGCCGCCATGGCGGAGGTGCACATTGCAATGGTCGAGCCTAACAGTGTTGCCAGGAAAAGCTGTTTCATTCCGAAGCTCCTTGGTCGTGTTCAACGCTGCGTTTGCGGTGTTTGTTGGTCTAGGTCAGCAATACCTGAGCCAATCTAAGTGGGCTGGATGACACTTTGATGTCTGCTGGCCGTCGGCAGGCGTTTTTTCTGCCCGGTATCGGCGGGTCCCAGATAAGCGTAGACCATGCCCAAAGGCCCGAAGAGCAAGGGACTTGGCCGATGTATTGCAAGTCGTGAAGACGACCGTTCGGTAGTTTTGTCATCTCTCGGTCATCTGCACTGCCTAGGCTTGCATCATCAGGAAACGGCTCGATTGCCGTGCGGTTTTGCCCCGAAACAGTGCTGGTCTAGTCCAGATAGGTAACGTTGATGCGCGATGAGGCAACAAAAGCGGTGACAGCGATTGGCCAGGTGCTGCAGGAACAACTCGATCACGGGTTGTTGGCGGCGGGCAGCAAGTTGCCGGCCGAGCGCAAGCTCAGTGAGTTGTTCGGCACAACGCGGATTACCGTGCGTGAGGCGTTGTTGCAACTGGAGGCGCAGGGGCAGATTTATCGTGAGGAGCGTCGTGGCTGGTTCGTCTCGCCGCCGCGTCTGGCGTACAACCTGATGCAGCGCAGTCACTTTCACGCGATGGTCAGTGCGCAGGGGCGGGTGCCGTCGACCGAGGTGATTTCGGCGCGGTTGCAGCCGGCTTCGGCGGCGGTGTGTGCGTGGTTGCAGCTGCCGGCGTTGTCGAGCGTGATTCAGATTTGCCGGTCGCGGCGCATTGATGGGCGGTTGGTGCTTTATGTTGAGCATTATTTGAATCCGCAGTTTTTTCCGGGGATTCTGGGGTTGGATCTGAATCAGTCGATGACCGAGTTGTATGCGCGGCATTACGATTTGCACTATGGGCGGGTGCGCTTTGAGATTGTGCCTACGTCACTGTCTGTGGATGCGGCGGCGGCTTTGCGGGTGTCGGTGGGGAGTCCGGGGTTGCGGATTGCTCGGGTCAATTATGATCAGCATGAGCGGTTGATTGATTGTGATCTGGAGTTTTGGCGGCATGATGCGATTCACGTTGGGGTTGATGTTGTTTGAGCTTTGACCTTGACCTTGGCGGCCTGTGGGCCGGCCAGGTTCTTGGGGTTTTGAGTGTATATCCGTTGCTTCGGGTGCTGCCGCTGACGGTTTCGCTCTTACAGCGACTCACTTTTCCAGACGCCGAAAAGTAAGCAAAAGGCTGGGCCCCGGCGTTCGGCCCGCTCGCTGGAGCTCGGGGTTCCTTCGTTCCGGGATCGATCCGGGGGCATCGCTTCCGGTTTGCTTCGCTGCACCTACTTTCGATGTGTTCGACTTCGTCGAACGGCGCTGCGCGCCCACCCCCGGATAGACCCCTCCACTCAGCCTGCCGAAGGGGCCGGCACGACAAGATCAAGAGCGGTACTCGAGCTTGCGCTCATTGTGTTGAGTGGTGAGAAGCCGAAGCGATTTAGGTTTACCGGTTGGACTCAATCCCTGACTTGCCAGCGATGGCGGCCTGACAGCCGACCTGTTCCTGCGGATGTACTCAATCCCTTGTAGGAGTGAGCCTGCTCGCGATGGCGGCCTGACAGCTGCCCGATTTCTGGCAGGCTGCACACGGTCCAAATGTGGGAGCGAGCCTGCTCGCGAAAGCGCCCCCACAGTCACCTCATTCCTACTTGCCCGCGCCCGCATTGGCATACAGATAATCCGTCGCCAACGAGGCCAATGTTCTCACGCCTACCACCAGCGCCGACTCATCGACAAAGAACCCCGGATTATGATTCGGCGCGGCCTTGCTCATGTCTTGATCACGCGGTGTCACGCCGAGAAACACAAACAATCCCGGCACTTCCTTGGCATAGAACGAAAAGTCTTCCGCGCCACCCACCAGCGGTGCATTCACCACATCGTCCTTGGCCGCCCACTTCAGCGTCGGCAGCATTTTTTCTGTCAGCGCCGGGTTGTTGATGGTCGGATCGTATTTTTCGATGATGGTCACGTCTGCTTTTGCACCGCCGCTTTCGGCGATTTTTTCCACGGTCTGGCGTACGTCAGCATGCAGTTTCTGGCGGATGCCGTAGTCGTAGGAGCGGATCGTGCCGGTCATGTCCACGGATTCGGGAATGATGTTGTAGCGCGTGCCGCCGTTGATGGTGCCGATGCTGAC
This region of Pseudomonas sp. R84 genomic DNA includes:
- a CDS encoding ABC transporter substrate-binding protein, with translation MKQLFLATLLGSTIAMCTSAMAAGTDLKTLEAAAKAEGAVNSVGMPDDWANWKGTWEDLAKTYGLKHIDTDMSSAQEIAKFAAEKDNASADIGDVGAAFGPIAVKQGVVQPYKPSTWDQVPDWAKDKDGNWALAYTGTIAFIVNKKLLHGSEVPTKWADLKGGKYKVSIGDVSTAAQAANGVLAAALANGGDEKNIKPALLLFADIAKQGRLSMANPTIATMEKGEIEVGVVWDFNGLSYKAKMANPDDYVVLIPSDGSVISGYTTIINKYAKNPNAAKLTREYIFSDAGQTNLARGNARPIRAEHLQLPEDVKAKLLPNEQYKKVTPIKDADAWEKTSKALPQQWNEEVIVEMK
- a CDS encoding UTRA domain-containing protein → MRDEATKAVTAIGQVLQEQLDHGLLAAGSKLPAERKLSELFGTTRITVREALLQLEAQGQIYREERRGWFVSPPRLAYNLMQRSHFHAMVSAQGRVPSTEVISARLQPASAAVCAWLQLPALSSVIQICRSRRIDGRLVLYVEHYLNPQFFPGILGLDLNQSMTELYARHYDLHYGRVRFEIVPTSLSVDAAAALRVSVGSPGLRIARVNYDQHERLIDCDLEFWRHDAIHVGVDVV